Proteins encoded together in one Candidatus Paceibacterota bacterium window:
- a CDS encoding ABC transporter substrate-binding protein produces MEQKQPFFRALLESLSRDRKNKSLEKIDSVASSFSITEKVLFLVCFVAFAWGVLSLLGKVSDSFSVDVPRRGGSLVEGIVGTPRFVNPLLAVSDADRDLTQLVYSGLLKAEPDGSIVPDLAQSYTISPDGLTYTLTIRDKAVWSDGTAVSADDVVYTVQKAQDSTLKSPRYVNWQGVTVEKTGPKEVTFRLKQAYAPFINNLTLGILPSHLWKSLTVDQMPFSSLNTTAVGSGPYVIASVLKSSDGIPTEFVLKANPDYALGEPYITSLSIKAFATEQALDDALVAREVESASNLSPASAANIGGAALLTAPLTRVFGVFFDQNQNEILARKEVRQALNAAVDKDSLIASVLSGYGTAVDGPLPPTTTEKNAAGAAAASTTAANAAAILAKAGWKKNPDTGIYEYKAKTKGAATTTLAFTLSTANVPELVLAAKRLEETWTAFGARMDVQVYEPSDLNQSVIRPRKYDALLFGLVTGKNSDLYPFWHSSQRNDPGLNIALYTNQKVDKALEKMQAATSSSAAAASYATVKSEIANDTPAVFLWSPDFLYAVPAKLHGVELGEITTSSDRFLGVERWYVDTERVWDIFVKDKDSILNNN; encoded by the coding sequence ATGGAACAGAAACAACCTTTCTTCCGCGCGCTTCTCGAATCATTGTCGCGCGACCGCAAGAACAAGAGCCTCGAAAAGATAGATTCCGTCGCTTCGTCTTTTTCCATAACCGAGAAAGTCCTCTTCCTCGTCTGCTTCGTGGCATTCGCCTGGGGCGTTCTGTCTTTGCTCGGAAAAGTGAGCGATAGCTTTTCGGTCGACGTGCCCCGCCGCGGCGGATCGCTCGTCGAAGGCATCGTCGGCACGCCGCGATTCGTGAATCCCCTCCTTGCCGTATCCGACGCGGACCGCGACCTGACCCAGCTCGTCTATTCGGGCCTCCTCAAGGCAGAGCCGGACGGCTCTATCGTCCCTGACCTCGCCCAGTCGTACACCATTTCGCCTGACGGCCTTACTTATACCCTTACGATCCGGGACAAAGCCGTCTGGAGCGACGGAACGGCCGTTTCCGCCGACGACGTCGTCTATACCGTCCAGAAAGCCCAGGATTCGACCCTGAAGAGCCCGCGCTACGTGAACTGGCAAGGCGTCACCGTCGAAAAGACGGGACCGAAGGAAGTGACCTTCAGGCTCAAGCAGGCGTACGCGCCTTTCATAAACAATCTGACGCTCGGCATCCTGCCGTCGCACCTCTGGAAGAGCCTGACCGTGGACCAGATGCCGTTCTCGTCGCTTAACACCACCGCGGTCGGATCGGGTCCGTACGTCATCGCCTCGGTCTTGAAGTCGTCCGACGGCATTCCGACCGAATTCGTGCTCAAAGCCAATCCGGACTACGCTCTCGGCGAGCCCTACATAACAAGCCTTTCGATAAAAGCGTTCGCGACCGAGCAGGCGCTCGACGACGCCCTCGTCGCCCGCGAAGTAGAAAGCGCGTCGAATCTTTCGCCGGCATCGGCGGCGAATATCGGCGGAGCGGCGCTTTTGACCGCGCCTCTGACCCGCGTCTTCGGCGTCTTCTTTGACCAGAACCAGAACGAGATCCTGGCGCGAAAGGAAGTCCGTCAGGCCTTGAACGCCGCCGTCGACAAAGACTCGCTTATCGCGAGCGTTCTCTCGGGATACGGCACGGCAGTAGACGGCCCGCTCCCTCCGACCACGACCGAAAAGAACGCCGCGGGCGCGGCGGCTGCCTCGACCACGGCGGCGAATGCCGCGGCGATCCTCGCGAAGGCAGGATGGAAGAAGAATCCCGATACCGGCATATACGAATACAAGGCAAAGACCAAAGGCGCGGCGACGACCACCCTCGCCTTTACCCTTTCTACCGCGAACGTCCCGGAGCTCGTCCTCGCGGCGAAGAGATTAGAGGAGACCTGGACGGCATTCGGCGCTCGCATGGACGTGCAGGTATACGAGCCGTCTGACCTGAACCAGAGCGTCATCAGGCCGCGCAAATACGACGCGCTCCTCTTCGGCCTCGTAACGGGCAAGAACTCGGACCTCTATCCGTTCTGGCATTCGTCCCAGAGGAACGATCCGGGCCTTAATATCGCCCTTTATACCAACCAGAAAGTGGACAAGGCTCTGGAAAAGATGCAGGCGGCCACGTCGTCGTCAGCTGCGGCGGCTTCGTACGCGACGGTCAAATCCGAGATCGCCAACGACACCCCGGCGGTATTCCTCTGGAGCCCCGATTTCCTCTATGCCGTTCCGGCAAAGCTCCATGGAGTAGAGCTGGGAGAGATCACGACGTCGTCGGATCGCTTCCTCGGAGTAGAGCGCTGGTACGTGGATACCGAACGGGTCTGGGACATATTCGTGAAGGACAAGGATTCGATACTTAATAACAATTAA
- a CDS encoding TPM domain-containing protein — protein sequence MKRAAFIMNAVAALASSIIIFCSLASAAFAYVSPGEATGYANDFAQILPADKRAALESKLSAFHSETGAEIAVATVKSLDGDTVEDFAAKLFQEWGIGRKDADNGMLILVAPNEREMRIEVGYGLEPSVTDAAASLIVRNIMIPAFQKGDYYAGIDAAADQAIGLIKNDPEAVKWANDAEHADSAAISTGLVIFLLFIAFRLLIFMATTKSWWLGGVVGGALGLIFIGTLFGIAGCALGGLLADFLLSRFAGDWIKKHFHDHRGPGGPWFIGGLGGGRGGGGFGGFGGGSSGGGGASGRW from the coding sequence ATGAAGCGAGCCGCCTTCATCATGAATGCGGTAGCGGCGCTCGCGAGCTCAATAATTATATTTTGCAGCCTCGCGAGCGCCGCTTTTGCCTATGTAAGCCCCGGCGAAGCCACGGGATACGCGAACGACTTCGCCCAAATACTTCCGGCCGATAAGCGGGCCGCTCTCGAATCGAAGCTCTCCGCATTCCATTCGGAAACAGGCGCAGAGATCGCCGTCGCGACGGTCAAAAGCCTCGACGGCGACACGGTAGAGGATTTCGCGGCGAAGCTTTTCCAGGAGTGGGGGATTGGAAGGAAAGATGCCGACAACGGCATGCTTATCCTCGTCGCCCCGAACGAACGGGAGATGAGGATCGAAGTCGGCTACGGGCTCGAACCTTCGGTGACCGACGCCGCGGCGTCTCTCATTGTGAGGAACATCATGATTCCGGCATTCCAAAAAGGCGATTATTACGCCGGCATAGACGCCGCGGCGGATCAGGCCATCGGGCTCATCAAAAACGATCCTGAAGCGGTGAAGTGGGCGAACGACGCCGAACATGCCGATTCCGCCGCGATATCGACGGGCCTCGTCATATTCCTTCTCTTCATCGCGTTCCGCCTGCTCATATTCATGGCGACGACGAAATCCTGGTGGCTCGGCGGTGTCGTCGGCGGGGCGCTCGGCCTCATATTCATAGGCACGCTTTTCGGTATTGCCGGATGCGCGCTGGGCGGACTTCTCGCCGATTTTCTTCTGTCCCGATTCGCAGGCGATTGGATCAAAAAGCATTTCCACGATCATCGCGGTCCGGGCGGCCCTTGGTTCATCGGCGGCCTTGGTGGGGGAAGGGGTGGCGGAGGATTCGGCGGGTTCGGAGGCGGATCATCGGGCGGCGGCGGCGCCAGCGGCCGCTGGTAA
- a CDS encoding CDP-alcohol phosphatidyltransferase family protein encodes MNEQNHKASHNPVLTFLDRFLDVPEAKVTYLTKATAVDRLLAKTFLKLLPPGITPNDITKFRLLSVPFIGVLLGFDFFASGTVLFLFAAFSDALDGALARTQRKITTWGTLYDPIADKLLIGLVSVIIISKYVSTHLALAIVLIEVALVSSAYYRYKGRVVPAKTMGKSKMILQCVGIIVLLLSILFNIPALLAVATWILYGAVVFGLLSLFVFRSI; translated from the coding sequence ATGAACGAACAAAACCATAAGGCCTCTCACAATCCCGTCCTGACCTTTCTCGACCGATTCCTCGACGTGCCGGAGGCTAAGGTCACGTATCTCACCAAAGCGACCGCCGTAGACCGGCTGCTCGCCAAGACCTTTCTCAAGCTCTTGCCTCCCGGCATCACGCCGAACGACATAACCAAGTTCAGGCTTCTTTCCGTTCCGTTCATCGGCGTCCTTCTCGGCTTCGATTTCTTCGCTTCCGGAACGGTGCTCTTCTTGTTCGCGGCATTCTCTGACGCGCTCGACGGCGCTCTCGCCAGGACGCAGAGGAAGATCACGACCTGGGGCACGCTCTATGATCCGATCGCGGACAAGCTCCTGATCGGCCTGGTCTCCGTCATTATCATCTCGAAATACGTGAGCACGCATCTGGCGCTCGCCATCGTCCTGATCGAGGTCGCCCTGGTATCGTCGGCGTATTACCGATATAAGGGCAGGGTGGTGCCGGCAAAGACCATGGGAAAGAGCAAGATGATCCTCCAGTGCGTGGGCATCATCGTGCTCCTCCTCTCAATTCTTTTTAATATCCCGGCACTGCTCGCGGTCGCTACGTGGATACTCTACGGAGCCGTCGTCTTCGGCCTTCTGTCGCTCTTTGTTTTTCGCTCGATATAA
- the secG gene encoding preprotein translocase subunit SecG, producing MSISSVLPYIQITISVLLILTVLLQQTGAQNGGALGSADNMSSVFHTRRGLEKTLFIATIVLGILFALTSFLSLVR from the coding sequence ATGAGTATTTCTAGCGTGCTGCCGTATATACAGATAACCATATCGGTGCTCCTCATTCTGACCGTCCTTCTCCAGCAGACAGGCGCGCAGAACGGAGGCGCGCTCGGCAGCGCGGACAATATGAGCTCGGTATTCCATACCAGGCGCGGCCTTGAAAAGACGCTCTTCATCGCGACTATCGTCCTCGGCATCCTTTTCGCGCTCACCTCTTTCCTCTCGCTCGTCCGCTAG
- a CDS encoding LemA family protein, with amino-acid sequence MKRSTIIIIVVVVLILGYIGVSYNGLVTASASADAQWAQVETQYQRRFDLIPNLVNAVKGAMKQEQAVFDAIADARTRYSGAATASDKAEAASEVESAYARLLVVMENYPTLKSSENVMTLQAQIEGTENRISVERGRYNDAVRDYNLRVARFPSSLVAGTFGFGAKAYFQSAAGADTAPTVEF; translated from the coding sequence ATGAAAAGATCAACCATAATCATCATCGTCGTTGTCGTACTGATCCTCGGATATATAGGCGTCTCATATAATGGGCTCGTCACCGCGTCAGCGTCCGCCGACGCGCAGTGGGCGCAGGTAGAAACCCAGTATCAAAGGCGCTTCGACCTCATCCCGAATCTGGTGAACGCGGTCAAGGGCGCCATGAAGCAGGAGCAGGCGGTATTCGACGCTATAGCCGATGCTCGCACGCGATATTCGGGCGCCGCTACGGCGAGCGACAAGGCTGAAGCCGCGAGTGAAGTAGAGTCTGCGTACGCGCGGCTCCTCGTCGTTATGGAAAACTACCCGACGCTCAAGTCGTCCGAGAACGTCATGACGCTCCAGGCACAGATAGAAGGCACTGAAAACCGCATATCGGTCGAGCGCGGCAGGTATAACGACGCGGTCCGGGACTATAACCTCCGCGTAGCGCGATTCCCGAGCTCTCTCGTCGCGGGAACGTTCGGGTTCGGCGCCAAGGCATACTTCCAGTCCGCGGCGGGCGCCGACACGGCGCCGACCGTAGAGTTCTAA